One window of Gloeothece citriformis PCC 7424 genomic DNA carries:
- a CDS encoding VOC family protein: MTIILNHTIVPAHDKKASAEFFARIFGLKVESPVGHFAAVEVNDTLTLDFADTEEFESHHYAFHVSDSEFDAIFARVKEEGLSFSSDPMHQNTGQINHRQGGRGFYFFDPNGHNLELLTRA; the protein is encoded by the coding sequence ATGACAATTATTCTGAATCACACCATCGTACCGGCTCATGATAAAAAAGCCTCTGCTGAATTCTTTGCTCGGATTTTCGGTTTAAAGGTAGAGTCTCCTGTGGGTCATTTTGCTGCGGTAGAAGTTAATGATACCCTAACACTAGATTTTGCTGACACAGAAGAATTTGAGTCCCATCACTATGCTTTCCATGTTAGTGACTCGGAATTTGATGCTATTTTTGCACGAGTTAAAGAGGAGGGGCTTTCTTTCAGTAGTGACCCAATGCACCAAAATACCGGTCAGATTAACCACAGACAGGGAGGCCGTGGCTTTTATTTCTTCGACCCCAACGGCCATAATTTAGAATTATTAACTCGTGCTTAA
- a CDS encoding plasmid mobilization protein, producing the protein MKQKQSRTCVVSVRFLPKEKQHLTERAVQQQTTVSELLRLNVLTQNDKSRHKSVPEVNRRLYFELEKISEQLQTIEPSTDSLTKLQNLLDEVRKELLGMNK; encoded by the coding sequence TTGAAGCAAAAACAATCCAGAACCTGTGTAGTCAGCGTTCGCTTTCTACCCAAAGAAAAACAACATCTAACCGAACGAGCGGTTCAACAGCAGACAACCGTGAGTGAATTGCTTAGATTAAATGTCCTAACTCAAAATGATAAGAGCCGTCATAAATCTGTCCCAGAAGTTAACCGAAGACTTTATTTTGAACTGGAAAAAATTTCCGAACAGCTTCAAACGATTGAACCAAGTACAGATTCTTTAACTAAGCTTCAAAATCTTCTCGATGAAGTGAGAAAAGAATTATTAGGGATGAATAAATAA
- the rbsK gene encoding ribokinase translates to MKILVIGSSNTDMVIQAPRLPARGETILGGQFVMNPGGKGANQAVAATRLGGKVRLLTKVGDDLFGQQTISRLKNEGILTDYVLIDSRYPSGVALITVDEGGENTIVVASGANMALGEKEILVLMNPIEQATIILLQLEIPLQTVELAAKTASNLGKTVILNPAPAYPLSDSLLSKISILTPNQTEAQMLTGIKVNSPETADLAAQHLHKKGVANVIITLGKEGAYLCNEQTTQLIPGYPVEAVDTTAAGDTFNGALAVALLEGKELIEAISFANLAASLSVTRLGAQSSIPYRYELEC, encoded by the coding sequence ATGAAAATACTGGTCATTGGTAGTTCTAACACTGATATGGTGATTCAAGCTCCTCGTTTGCCAGCTAGAGGAGAAACAATTTTGGGGGGTCAATTTGTCATGAACCCAGGGGGTAAAGGAGCTAATCAAGCTGTTGCTGCCACTCGTTTAGGAGGAAAAGTTCGTTTGTTAACTAAAGTGGGGGATGATCTTTTTGGACAACAAACGATTTCTAGATTAAAAAATGAGGGAATTTTGACCGATTATGTTCTAATTGATTCCCGTTATCCGTCGGGGGTGGCGTTGATTACGGTTGATGAGGGGGGAGAAAATACAATTGTTGTAGCTTCTGGGGCTAATATGGCTTTAGGAGAAAAGGAAATTCTCGTACTTATGAACCCCATAGAACAAGCGACAATTATTTTACTTCAATTGGAAATTCCGTTACAAACAGTGGAATTGGCAGCTAAAACGGCATCTAACTTAGGAAAAACTGTTATTCTCAATCCTGCCCCTGCTTACCCTCTCTCCGACTCTTTATTATCAAAAATAAGTATTCTCACTCCCAATCAGACAGAAGCACAAATGTTAACCGGTATTAAAGTCAATAGTCCCGAAACGGCCGATTTGGCGGCTCAACACCTACACAAAAAAGGAGTAGCTAATGTCATTATTACATTAGGTAAAGAGGGAGCTTATCTGTGCAATGAACAAACCACGCAACTGATTCCGGGTTATCCAGTAGAGGCAGTGGATACAACAGCAGCAGGGGATACGTTTAATGGGGCTTTAGCGGTGGCACTATTAGAGGGAAAAGAACTTATTGAAGCTATTTCTTTTGCCAATCTTGCTGCCTCACTTAGCGTCACTCGCTTAGGGGCACAATCTTCTATTCCTTATAGATATGAACTTGAATGTTAA